From one Paenibacillus sp. FSL K6-1330 genomic stretch:
- the smc gene encoding chromosome segregation protein SMC — protein MFLKRIELAGFKSFADKTEMEFVRGITAVVGPNGSGKSNISDGIRWVLGEQSAKSLRGGKMEDIIFAGSDARKAVNYGEVSLTLDNEDHVLPLDFNEVTVTRRVHRSGDSEYFINRQSCRLKDITELFMDTGIGKEAYSIIGQGRIEEILSTRSEDRRGIFEEASGIVKYKSRKKESVRKLDETEQNLLRIHDLVTELEDQIGPLKEQSEKAIRYKELREELKHKEISLYVYQIEQIHTSWSEANAKLEQLKEEQLALSTVVSAHDAKLESDRSALRQLEQEVEDLQSQLLQFSELFEKSEGYGEVLKERRRNLERTREQLEESLQSGDHRLGERVSELASMKSKLQELQQELTQVRDQLSAEEAKLVGVTGGISQQQEESLKGNLLELMNQMAQARNEIRYADQQQEALDRRMNRAQEESGKWEALKEDLLRRKESIDRSIERFGKEIADLRSGYISESERYQSLQKLQEETQGALRKWEQKREAQISRRDTMKELQDDFDGFMLGVKEVLKASRKSVLHGVHGAVAELIRVPEKLELAMETALGASVQHIVMENESVSRQAIAFLKQRQLGRATFLPLDVIRPRNVSASDRHLAEGEAGFVGFGSELVKYDPRYSNIVGSLLGNVVIAETLEQANKIAARFSYRFRVVTLEGDVVNAGGSMTGGSQHKKTNSLLGRKRQLDQLDQEISETEKQLEKLQQGIESVRNQMIESQNKLDELRKAGDDKRIEEQQAAGDRKQLEHELRHVLEQAELAGEEKSSQEKEAKEIQASRERAQKLLSELEEEEKSTHLAIQAAEFARKANESAKEELQSQLTNLKVREGKLDQETFSLEEQLKRLQSDVDNHEKEQKQNRTMLASVQADLNQNESESVKQIEDLNQYKLKKEEATQQLEFKRAARTALSRKLELEESETKEQRTQLRSVDDQLRQTEIGVNRLDVELENILKKLSEDYELSYELAKQRYPIPEDITAAQNEVRDLKRSITSLGDVNLGAIEEYQRVNERYLFLSEQKADLVEAKTTLYQVIKEMDDEMSKRFKLTFDAIRREFGTVFTKLFGGGRADLVLIDPDRLLETGIDIVAQPPGKKLQNLQLLSGGERALTAMALLFAILQVKPVPFCVLDEVEAALDEANVVRFAQYLREFSEQTQFIVVTHRKGTMEEADVLYGVTMEEGGVSKLVSVKLENEEAEIA, from the coding sequence ACTCAAGGATATTACGGAGCTGTTCATGGATACCGGAATCGGTAAAGAAGCCTATTCTATCATCGGACAAGGCCGTATTGAGGAAATTTTGAGTACACGTTCAGAAGATCGCCGGGGGATTTTTGAGGAAGCATCCGGGATCGTTAAATATAAATCTCGTAAAAAAGAGTCTGTGCGCAAGCTGGATGAAACGGAGCAAAACCTGCTTCGTATCCACGACTTGGTTACAGAGCTTGAGGATCAGATCGGACCGCTGAAAGAGCAGTCCGAGAAGGCTATTCGCTACAAGGAACTTCGGGAAGAGCTGAAGCACAAGGAAATCTCTCTGTATGTGTATCAGATCGAACAGATACATACCTCATGGAGCGAGGCCAATGCCAAGCTGGAGCAGCTGAAGGAAGAGCAGCTTGCTCTGTCCACCGTTGTATCCGCGCATGATGCCAAGCTAGAGAGTGACCGATCGGCACTGCGCCAGCTGGAGCAGGAAGTTGAGGATCTGCAGAGCCAGCTGCTCCAATTCAGCGAGCTGTTTGAGAAGAGCGAAGGCTATGGCGAGGTGCTTAAGGAGCGCCGCCGTAACCTGGAACGTACGCGCGAGCAGTTGGAAGAAAGTTTGCAATCAGGCGATCATCGTTTGGGAGAGCGCGTAAGCGAGCTTGCGAGCATGAAGAGCAAGCTGCAAGAGCTCCAGCAGGAATTAACCCAGGTGCGGGATCAGCTGTCAGCGGAAGAAGCGAAGCTGGTGGGCGTAACCGGCGGAATCAGTCAGCAGCAGGAAGAGAGCTTGAAGGGGAATTTGCTGGAGCTTATGAACCAAATGGCTCAAGCGCGGAATGAAATCCGGTATGCGGACCAGCAGCAGGAGGCGCTGGACCGGCGGATGAATCGAGCACAAGAAGAGTCAGGTAAGTGGGAAGCCCTGAAAGAGGATTTGCTCCGCCGCAAAGAGAGTATCGATCGAAGCATTGAACGCTTCGGTAAAGAGATTGCCGACCTTCGCAGCGGTTATATCAGCGAGAGCGAGCGATATCAATCCCTGCAGAAATTACAGGAAGAGACGCAGGGAGCCCTTCGGAAATGGGAGCAGAAGCGAGAAGCGCAAATTTCCCGCCGCGATACCATGAAAGAGCTTCAGGACGATTTTGACGGATTTATGCTAGGTGTTAAGGAAGTGCTGAAGGCATCCCGCAAATCCGTGCTCCATGGCGTTCATGGTGCTGTGGCCGAGCTTATTCGTGTACCGGAAAAGCTTGAGCTTGCGATGGAGACCGCCCTTGGCGCATCAGTTCAGCATATCGTCATGGAGAACGAATCCGTATCCAGGCAGGCGATTGCCTTCCTGAAGCAGCGCCAGTTAGGTCGGGCGACCTTTCTGCCTCTGGACGTCATTCGTCCGCGGAATGTATCCGCATCCGACCGGCATTTGGCAGAAGGGGAAGCCGGGTTTGTAGGTTTTGGCTCCGAGTTGGTGAAGTATGATCCCAGATATAGCAACATCGTCGGCAGCCTTTTGGGCAATGTCGTCATCGCCGAGACCTTGGAGCAAGCGAACAAAATTGCCGCCAGATTCTCCTATCGCTTCCGTGTAGTCACGCTCGAGGGAGACGTGGTCAATGCAGGCGGATCCATGACAGGCGGTAGTCAGCACAAGAAAACGAACAGTCTGCTGGGTCGCAAGCGTCAATTGGATCAGCTCGATCAGGAAATTTCGGAAACCGAGAAGCAGCTGGAGAAGCTGCAGCAGGGCATTGAAAGCGTCCGGAATCAAATGATTGAATCTCAGAATAAGCTGGACGAGCTCCGTAAAGCCGGAGACGATAAGCGGATTGAGGAACAGCAGGCTGCAGGGGACCGCAAGCAGCTTGAGCATGAGCTGCGCCACGTACTCGAACAAGCCGAGCTGGCAGGCGAAGAGAAGAGCAGTCAAGAGAAGGAAGCCAAAGAGATTCAGGCAAGCCGTGAACGCGCGCAGAAGCTGTTGTCCGAGCTGGAGGAAGAAGAGAAATCGACCCATCTGGCCATCCAAGCTGCAGAGTTTGCCCGGAAAGCAAATGAATCGGCGAAGGAAGAGCTTCAAAGTCAGTTGACGAACCTCAAGGTTCGCGAAGGAAAGCTGGATCAGGAAACCTTCTCACTGGAGGAACAGCTCAAGCGCCTTCAGTCGGATGTCGACAACCATGAGAAGGAGCAGAAGCAGAACCGCACGATGCTGGCCTCCGTTCAAGCCGACCTGAATCAGAACGAAAGCGAAAGCGTGAAGCAGATCGAGGATCTGAACCAGTACAAGCTGAAGAAGGAAGAGGCGACGCAGCAGCTTGAATTCAAACGGGCTGCACGCACCGCGCTAAGCCGGAAGCTGGAGCTGGAAGAGAGCGAAACCAAGGAACAGCGCACGCAGCTGCGGTCCGTGGATGATCAGCTTCGCCAGACCGAGATTGGGGTAAACCGGCTCGATGTTGAGCTTGAGAATATATTGAAGAAATTAAGCGAGGACTATGAGCTGAGTTATGAGCTTGCCAAGCAGCGGTATCCGATTCCGGAAGACATCACGGCCGCTCAGAACGAAGTGCGTGATTTGAAGAGGTCGATAACTTCCCTCGGAGATGTGAATCTTGGGGCCATTGAAGAGTATCAGCGTGTCAATGAGAGATATCTGTTCTTGAGTGAGCAAAAGGCGGATCTGGTTGAAGCGAAGACAACGCTGTACCAGGTCATTAAGGAAATGGACGATGAAATGTCCAAGCGCTTCAAGCTGACGTTCGATGCGATCCGGCGCGAGTTCGGCACGGTATTTACGAAGTTGTTCGGAGGCGGACGAGCCGACCTGGTCCTGATCGATCCGGATCGATTGCTTGAGACGGGGATCGATATCGTCGCACAGCCCCCTGGCAAGAAGCTGCAAAATCTGCAGCTGCTCTCCGGCGGAGAGCGTGCATTAACCGCTATGGCGCTGCTATTTGCCATTTTGCAGGTGAAGCCGGTTCCGTTCTGCGTACTGGATGAGGTCGAAGCGGCGCTGGATGAAGCGAACGTGGTCCGATTTGCCCAATATTTGCGGGAGTTCTCTGAACAAACGCAGTTTATTGTGGTCACCCACCGCAAAGGGACGATGGAAGAGGCGGATGTGCTATACGGCGTCACAATGGAAGAAGGCGGCGTGTCGAAGCTGGTGTCTGTCAAACTTGAGAATGAGGAAGCGGAGATTGCCTAA